A region from the Acipenser ruthenus chromosome 13, fAciRut3.2 maternal haplotype, whole genome shotgun sequence genome encodes:
- the LOC131696532 gene encoding retinal cone rhodopsin-sensitive cGMP 3',5'-cyclic phosphodiesterase subunit gamma-like gives MTIGNSSNTNPTKVLRPPASPRKGPPKFKQRQTRQFKSKPPKKGVLGFGDDIPGMEGLGTNFHDICPWEAFSHLELHELAQYGII, from the exons ATGACCATTGGGAACAGCTCTAATACCAACCCCACCAAAGTATTAAGACCCCCTGCCAGCCCACGGAAAGGACCCCCCAAATTCAAACAGAGGCAGACGAGGCAGTTCAAGAGCAAGCCTCCCAAGAAAGGAGTACTGGG ttttggGGATGACATCCCTGGGATGGAGGGCCTTGGAACAA ACTTCCATGACATCTGCCCATGGGAAGCTTTCAGTCACTTGGAGCTCCATGAGCTGGCTCAGTATGGCATCATCTGA
- the LOC117418017 gene encoding retinal cone rhodopsin-sensitive cGMP 3',5'-cyclic phosphodiesterase subunit gamma: MPIGNSPTTNPTNVIGGPATPRKGPPKFKQRQTRQFKSKPPKKGVKGFGDDIPGMEGLGTDITVICPWEAFSHLELHELAQYGIV, encoded by the exons ATGCCCATTGGGAACAGCCCTACAACGAACCCCACTAATGTGATCGGGGGACCTGCCACCCCTCGGAAAGGACCCCCCAAATTCAAACAGAGGCAGACGAGGCAGTTCAAGAGCAAGCCTCCCAAGAAAGGAGTAAAGGG TTTTGGGGACGACATCCCTGGGATGGAGGGCCTTGGAACAG ACATCACTGTCATCTGCCCATGGGAAGCTTTCAGTCACTTGGAGCTCCATGAGCTGGCCCAGTATGGCATCGTCTGA
- the LOC117418468 gene encoding post-GPI attachment to proteins factor 6, whose amino-acid sequence MKKRGRECLLIAVFFTSCCVTAGDLTYVSEFYSKVPQKLSTYSWYGNVRLLLFKVPQDTVFVQWLFTGSRGAGATCANTTVTVHIRAGAPPVINPLETQFSENAAFSLAHNFTLMLGSAGPNMTFFNLSNPAVGDWFVAAHLPKDDGKIEPKGFSSSCSYFFQPQMFVRRVIDMPVLEPGVPLQQTVSSPDKPAVLKVFIPAYTAELTLRLGGCRTENSTADSCPLVLTLGSAALTRTSPKTVNCSGQAECPARLHSPPWESWVRITVESLNSNLSISFQITAALTAGCKPKSGRLFGDFFSKFSGVNGTGLFSNATSNATLPVDSLLNSAPSGDSCLRSQPVFREDVDVVSVRFALINGPNISISSQAPTLISLNLNSGADSGGTLVLDLRLNQTSLTHGNATVVVCVSAGSPVLTLNESQSCTTAFSQGYSLRMNGTSPEAALHIPFPETALWYLTLHTVCPAHASECGKVSGTVLASSLLSACVNDCGTYGECRLLRSYGYLYAACTCKAGQRGWSCTDASEAQSYARQMLAALLLTLSNLMFIPPIVVAVYRYYIVEASVYLFTMFFSTFYHACDQPGVTVMCIMDYDTLQYCDFLGSVSSIWVTILCMARVKDIFKYMLFMLGTLVIAMSMQLDRRGMWNMLGPCLCAGLAMIAAWIYRGVQRRQCYPTTWKRWVFFLLPGIVSAVVGISLYVFAQTDENYLYTHSAWHILVASSVVFLLPPREKHKKPWGWSQEAICGYQICKNEREELYTVP is encoded by the exons ATGAAGAAAAGGGGTCGCGAGTGTCTGCTTATCGCTGTTTTTTTCACCAGCTGCTGCGTTACCGCAGGCG ACTTGACGTATGTCTCGGAGTTCTACTCCAAGGTTCCTCAGAAGCTCTCCACCTACAGCTGGTATGGGAACGTGCGACTCCTCCTCTTCAAAGTCCCGCAGGACACCGTCTTCGTCCAATGGCTGTTTACTGGCAGCCGGGGTGCAGGAGCAACCTGCGCAAACACCACAGTAACAGT ccACATTCGGGCCGGTGCCCCTCCAGTTATTAACCCTCTAGAGACTCAGTTTTCTGAGAATGCAGCCTTCTCTCTGGCACACAACTTCACCCTGATGTTAGGCTCCGCAGGACCAAACATGACCTTCTTCAACCTCTCCAATCCTGCAGTGGGAGACTGGTTCGTAGCTGCACATCTTCCCAAAGATGACGGCAAAATTGAGCCCAAA GGCTTTTCCTCTTCATGCTCCTACTTTTTCCAGCCCCAGATGTTTGTGAGACGGGTGATTGACATGCCTGTTTTGGAGCCTGGTGTTCCTCTTCAGCAGACTGTGTCCTCCCCCGACAAGCCCGCTGTGCTCAA AGTATTCATCCCTGCGTACACGGCGGAGCTCACCCTGCGCCTCGGGGGGTGCAGGACGGAGAACAGCACTGCAGACTCCTGCCCGCTCGTGCTCACCCTGGGCTCTGCTGCTCTCACCCGCACCTCCCCGAAAACAGTGAACTGCAGCGGGCAAGCTGAGTGTCCAGCCCGTCTCCATTCCCCTCCATGGGAGAGCTGGGTACGGATCACCGTGGAGAGCCTCAACAGCAACCTGTCCATCTCCTTCCAGATCACAGCAGCTCTCACAG CTGGATGCAAGCCTAAAAGTGGCAGGTTGTTTGGTGACTTCTTCTCCAAATTCAGCGGTGTGAACGGCACTGGTCTTTTCAGCAATGCCACTTCCAACGCCACGCTGCCGGTGGACAGCTTGCTGAACAGCGCCCCCTCTGGGGACTCCTGTCTGCGCAGCCAGCCCGTGTTTAGAGAAGACGTGGACGTGGTGTCTGTACGCTTCGCTTTGATCAACGGGCCAAACATCAGCATCTCTTCTCAGGCTCCCACTCTGATCTCCTTGAATTTAAATTCTGGAGCAGACAGTGGAGGGACGCTGGTTCTGGATTTGAGATTAAACCAG ACTTCTCTTACACATGGAAATGCCACTGTGGTGGTCTGTGTGAGTGCCGGGTCTCCTGTGCTGACACTGAACGAATCGCAAAGCTGCACAACCG CCTTCTCTCAGGGTTATTCTCTCCGAATGAACGGCACGTCTCCAGAAGCTGCACTTCATATCCCCTTCCCTGAGACTGCACTCTGGtacctcaccctgcacacagtgTGCCCTGCCCATGCCAG TGAGTGTGGAAAGGTGTCTGGGACGGTGCTGGCTTCCTCTTTGCTGAGTGCCTGTGTTAATGACTGTGGCACCTATGGAGAGTGCCGGCTGCTCCGATCCTATGGGTACCTGTACGCTGCCTGCACTTGTAAAGCAG GGCAGAGAGGATGGAGCTGCACTGATGCCAGTGAAGCGCAGTCCTATGCACGGCAGATGCTGGCTGCCCTCTTGCTGACCCTGAGTAATCTCATGTTCATCCCGCCCATCGTGGTGGCGGTGTACCGCTACTACATCGTGGAGGCCTCTGTGTACCTCTTCACAATGTTCTTCTCAACG TTTTATCATGCATGTGACCAGCCTGGCGTCACTGTAATGTGCATAATGGATTACGACACGCTCCAGTACTGCGATTTCCTTGGGTCAGTCTCTTCTATTTGGGTAACCATCCTCTGCATGGCAAGAGTTAAGGATATCTTTAAATAT ATGCTGTTCATGCTTGGCACTCTGGTCATTGCCATGTCTATGCAACTTGATCGACGAGGCATGTGGAACATGCTGGGCCCGTGCCTTTGCGCTGGTCTTGCTATGATAGCAGCATGG atttaccGCGGCGTCCAAAGGCGCCAGTGCTACCCCACAACGTGGAAGCGCTGGGTGTTCTTCCTGCTCCCAGGGATAGTGAGCGCAGTCGTTGGCATTTCTTTGTACGTCTTTGCGCAGACCGATGAGAACTACCTCTACACGCACAGCGCTTGGCACATACTGGTGGCGAGCAGCGTGGTCTTCCTGCTGCCTCCCCGGGAGAAGCACAAGAAGCCGTGGGGCTGGTCCCAAGAAGCCATCTGTGGGTATCAGATCTGTAAGAACGAGAGGGAGGAGCTCTACACTGTCCCCTAG
- the LOC117418320 gene encoding protein PERCC1, whose translation MTVQLLRFADLINCDIQRYFGKKSKEEDPDACEIYEDRLSSVGRSGRELYYADLMRVAQSRGREEEGEEEEEELPHALRALCSQDSIQQLGPLAELFSVGLRRYVKPGGTEHARRQKGERRHGQGVPMCKRRLPPSFWAEPTPHPPACLLSTTNTPDFSDLLANWTCESSQELQGVSSTNSPRQQTLETAHYHIA comes from the coding sequence ATGACAGTCCAGCTGCTGCGCTTCGCAGACCTCATCAACTGCGATATCCAGAGGTACTTCGGCAAGAAGAGCAAGGAGGAGGATCCTGATGCCTGCGAGATCTACGAGGACAGGCTCTCCTCTGTGGGCCGGTCGGGGCGCGAGCTCTACTACGCAGACCTGATGAGGGTGGCTCAGAGCAGGGGCCgcgaggaggagggggaggaggaggaggaggaactcCCCCACGCCCTGAGAGCCCTCTGCAGCCAGGACAGCATCCAGCAGCTGGGGCCCCTGGCGGAACTCTTCAGCGTCGGGCTGCGGAGGTATGTGAAGCCGGGGGGCACCGAGCACGCGCGGAGGCAGAAGGGGGAGCGCAGGCACGGCCAGGGGGTGCCCATGTGCAAGCGCAGGCTGCCCCCCTCCTTCTGGGCAGAGCCAACCCCGCACCCCCCCGCCTGCCTGCTCAGCACCACCAACACCCCTGACTTCAGCGACCTGCTGGCCAACTGGACTTGCGAGAGCAGCCAGGAGCTGCAGGGGGTGAGCAGCACAAACTCTCCCAGGCAGCAGACGCTGGAGACTGCACACTATCACATAGCGTAG